Proteins from a genomic interval of Neodiprion lecontei isolate iyNeoLeco1 chromosome 2, iyNeoLeco1.1, whole genome shotgun sequence:
- the LOC107222299 gene encoding adenylate cyclase type 2 isoform X1 → MDQSSMELVARTSLTSLKVDAARIVSANNLDDWTWTSLRKQFKYKNLEKLYLTYQRRLQHGYLSLFIILHGILIIVHSAVLVTMGTLEGALPDVITYSVIGVLLCPLITLSCRTKFVAKDPCVPVLLSCLTVALLVIGDVAMPIYRAASQGNNTPAVRPAYATHTLLACYVFLPLTENLHAFLLGMTATLCHLVSLALVTYKDERYLLGKLVPDAIYFICVNGLGLYFRFMNEVIIRRSFLDRRKCVESTLKLNYEKEQEEQLTRSILPQHIAAQIKKDFRNIFKFMEEHNTIKQKTPYNDLYVETHKNVSILYADVVNFSGLTVTLPVQKLVETLNDLFGSFDEASEKHNVLRIKFLGDCYYCVSGVPNPNAHHAKSCVDLGLDMIQIIRKVRELRGLDVDMRIGVHSGTIISGIIGANKWQYDVWSRDVVIANKMEQTGRAGKVHVTQQTLNLLDVNQYNCTPVESVNNETLNKYKIKTYLLTPSPSPLLISHDRDSFENSENLLTPDGTESRVYLKARRSSARPSISFSAKNKTRSQPVANGHADVTVGTFRRRTAFMGTNLRQYQQMLKTADAHMETAIQQMPLSKFELFSRQWFKAEHLNPFFLTFHDLTWELPFMRESDPLFKFYVSCAGLVLVCMGFMTLVPSLTQSAWHVSTGIAYGIAMAFLVLLLPFTWLHYAWTRWKDPHEEQEGHVPQPENKLLLFMYQTSVKVVWSTLLRTCLYLVITILLAACAMVDMVVECENVDYLALNNITSSITAIGASDVECNTPQWQMTQTCSLAILMSFLFLRIHFCLKLIIGCSIMGFYTWNIWVFRSALFQSGESWNPQLEPRVAHILSVVFLTFSLHIIDRQAEYLNRLDYQWKRQLTKEQDEAFHTRNANKMLLRNILPEHVAEFYLNTNRNEEQLYHKPYDTVAVMFASLTELSMDETDLTEKNILIILNQIICEFDKLLFQQSFLRVEKIKVAGTTYMAACGLDAGHRDSLRSSGSGSLDEDGESDGERKPGEYRLYHEQEHVVTVMTRFAAQMMHVLDGINREKISNIEPYKLRIGISHGEVTAGVVGAQKPLYDIWGDAVNMASRMDTTGVPGKIQVTKETAALLEQQGVKCELRGDTYVKPKGLVTTYFVAVNDRRQIQRLESIQETRL, encoded by the exons ATGGACCAGAGTAGCATGGAGCTGGTCGCCAGGACCTCGTTAACATCCCTCAAAGTCGACGCGGCTCGCATCGTCTCGGCGAACAACCTCGATGACTGGACATGGACAAGCCTGAGG AAACAATTCAAGTAcaagaatttggaaaaactCTATCTAACCTACCAAAGAAGACTACAACATGGATACCTGTCCCTCTTCATTATACTTCACGGAATCCTGATCATAGTACACTCGGCCGTACTGGTCACAATG GGTACCTTGGAAGGTGCGCTACCCGATGTAATCACTTACAGTGTGATCGGGGTGCTTCTCTGCCCGTTGATCACGCTATCCTGCAGGacaaaattcgtagcaaagGATCCCTGCGTGCCTGTTCTACTGTCATGCCTGACGGTTGCCTTACTGGTGATAGGCGACGTGGCTATGCCTATTTACCGCGCCGCGAGCCAAGGCAACAACACTCCGGCGGTAAG GCCGGCATACGCGACCCACACGCTTTTGGCCTGCTACGTATTTCTACCGTTGACGGAAAACCTGCACGCTTTTCTTCTCGGCATGACGGCCACCCTCTGTCACCTGGTCAGCCTGGCACTGGTCACGTACAAAGACGAGAGGTATCTACTTGGCAAG TTGGTACCGGACGCGATTTACTTCATATGCGTAAACGGGCTGGGACTTTATTTCCGTTTCATGAACGAGGTCATAATCAGAAGGTCGTTCCTTGATAGGCGGAAATGCGTCGAATCAACGTTGAAGCTAAACTACGAGAAGGAACAAGAG GAACAGCTAACGCGGAGTATATTGCCGCAGCACATTGCGGCACAGATAAAAAAGGACTTCAGAAACATATTCAAGTTCATGGAGGAGCACAACACGATAAAACAGAAGACACCCTACaa CGATCTCTACGTGGAAACGCACAAGAACGTGAGCATTTTGTACGCAgacgttgtaaatttttccGGTCTGACGGTAACCCTGCCAGTTCAAAAGCTCGTCGAGACTCTGAACGATCTTTTCGGCAGCTTTGACGAGGCGTCGGAAAAACACAACGTTCTGCGTATCAAGTTCCTTGGAGATTGTTACTACTGCGTTAGCGGCGTGCCAAACCCGAACGCCCATCACGCAAAAAGCTGCGTCGACCTCG GTCTGGACATGATCCAGATAATCCGAAAGGTGCGAGAACTGCGAGGTCTCGACGTAGACATGAGAATCGGAGTTCACTCGGGTACGATAATATCCGGTATCATCGGGGCGAACAAATGGCAATACGACGTCTGGTCCCGCGACGTCGTAATAGCGAATAAAATGGAGCAAACTGGTAGAGCGGGAAAGGTTCACGTTACCCAACAGACCCTGAACCTGCTGGACGTAAACCAGTACAATTGCACGCCGGTAGAATCCGTCAACAACGAGACCCTCAACAAGTACAAGATAAAAACGTACCTCCTTACGCCGTCGCCATCGCCTCTTCTAATTTCCCATGATCGCGATTCGTTTGAG AACAGCGAGAACCTCTTGACACCGGATGGGACAGAGTCCAGAGTCTACCTTAAGGCCCGAAGATCAAGCGCAAGACCCAGCATTTCATTTTCAGCGAAAAACAAGACCAGGAGTCAGCCAGTCGCTAATGGACACGCCGATGTCACCGTCGGCACGTTTCGGAGGCGAACCGCCTTCATGGGAACCAATTTACGACAGTATCAGCAAATGCTCAAGACAGCCGACGCTCATATGGAAACTGCGATACAACAGATGCCGCTGAGCAAATTCGA ACTGTTTTCCAGGCAATGGTTCAAAGCCGAGCACCTGAACCCGTTTTTCCTAACGTTTCACGACTTGACCTGGGAGTTGCCGTTCATGCGAGAATCCGACCCGCTGTTCAAATTCTACGTGAGCTGTGCCGGATTGGTTTTGGTCTGCATGGGTTTCATGACTTTGGTACCGAGTCTAACGCAGTCGGC ATGGCACGTAAGCACGGGAATCGCTTACGGAATAGCTATGGCATTCCTAGTCTTGTTATTGCCTTTCACGTGGCTCCATTACGCTTGGACAAGGTGGAAGGACCCTCACGAAGAACAGGAGGGTCACGTTCCCCAGCCTGAGAATAAACTGCTACTATTTATGTATCAGACAAGCGTCAAG GTTGTCTGGAGCACTCTTTTACGAACCTGTCTCTACCTGGTGATCACAATTCTATTGGCAGCCTGTGCCATGGTGGACATGGTG GTGGAATGCGAAAACGTGGATTACCTCGCCCTGAACAACATCACCTCGAGCATAACAGCGATCGGAGCATCTGACGTAGAGTGCAACACACCGCAATGG cAAATGACTCAGACGTGTTCGCTGGCAATATTGATGAGCTTTCTCTTCCTACGAATACACTTTTGCCTCAAGCTCATAATCGGATGCTCGATAATGGGCTTCTACACTTGGAACATCTGGGTATTCAGATCGGCCCTGTTTCAG TCGGGCGAATCGTGGAACCCGCAATTGGAACCCAGAGTGGCTCACATTCTGAGCGTCGTTTTCCTCACATTTTCATTGCACATAATCGACCGTCAG GCAGAGTACCTGAACAGACTTGACTACCAGTGGAAACGGCAGCTGACAAAAGAACAGGACGAGGCATTCCACACGCGAAATGCTAACAAAATGTTGCTGAGAAACATCCTTCCGGAGCACGTCG CCGAGTTTTACTTGAACACTAATCGAAACGAGGAACAACTCTATCACAAACCGTACGACACGGTAGCAGTGATGTTTGCATCGCTGACCGAATTGTCGATGGACGAAACGGAcctgacagaaaaaaatattctcattaTTCTGAACCAGATAATTTGCGAATTCGACAAATTACTGTTCCAGCAGAGTTTTCTGAGAGTAGAGAAAATCAAAGTGGCTG GAACGACGTACATGGCGGCCTGCGGTCTGGACGCAGGTCACAGGGACTCCCTAAGGAGTTCAGGATCGGGAAGCCTGGACGAGGACGGCGAATCGGACGGGGAAAGAAAGCCGGGAGAGTATCGGCTCTACCACGAGCAAGAACACGTCGTAACAGTCATGACTAGATTCGCGGCCCAAATGATGCACGTCCTCGACGGTATCAACAGGGAGAAAATATCGAACATCGAACCGTACAA ACTGAGGATCGGCATTTCGCACGGAGAAGTGACAGCCGGTGTGGTTGGAGCGCAAAAACCGCTTTACGACATCTGGGGAGATGCTGTGAACATGGCCTCGAGAATGGACACTACCGGAGTCCCGGGAAAAATTCAG GTAACGAAGGAAACTGCAGCCTTGTTGGAGCAACAGGGTGTCAAGTGCGAATTGCGGGGAGACACGTACGTGAAACCAAAGGGTTTGGTAACGACTTATTTCGTCGCGGTGAACGATCGTCGGCAAATTCAAAGATTGGAATCGATACAGGAGACAAGATTGTGA
- the LOC107222299 gene encoding adenylate cyclase type 2 isoform X3, producing the protein MGTLEGALPDVITYSVIGVLLCPLITLSCRTKFVAKDPCVPVLLSCLTVALLVIGDVAMPIYRAASQGNNTPAVRPAYATHTLLACYVFLPLTENLHAFLLGMTATLCHLVSLALVTYKDERYLLGKLVPDAIYFICVNGLGLYFRFMNEVIIRRSFLDRRKCVESTLKLNYEKEQEEQLTRSILPQHIAAQIKKDFRNIFKFMEEHNTIKQKTPYNDLYVETHKNVSILYADVVNFSGLTVTLPVQKLVETLNDLFGSFDEASEKHNVLRIKFLGDCYYCVSGVPNPNAHHAKSCVDLGLDMIQIIRKVRELRGLDVDMRIGVHSGTIISGIIGANKWQYDVWSRDVVIANKMEQTGRAGKVHVTQQTLNLLDVNQYNCTPVESVNNETLNKYKIKTYLLTPSPSPLLISHDRDSFENSENLLTPDGTESRVYLKARRSSARPSISFSAKNKTRSQPVANGHADVTVGTFRRRTAFMGTNLRQYQQMLKTADAHMETAIQQMPLSKFELFSRQWFKAEHLNPFFLTFHDLTWELPFMRESDPLFKFYVSCAGLVLVCMGFMTLVPSLTQSAWHVSTGIAYGIAMAFLVLLLPFTWLHYAWTRWKDPHEEQEGHVPQPENKLLLFMYQTSVKVVWSTLLRTCLYLVITILLAACAMVDMVVECENVDYLALNNITSSITAIGASDVECNTPQWQMTQTCSLAILMSFLFLRIHFCLKLIIGCSIMGFYTWNIWVFRSALFQSGESWNPQLEPRVAHILSVVFLTFSLHIIDRQAEYLNRLDYQWKRQLTKEQDEAFHTRNANKMLLRNILPEHVAEFYLNTNRNEEQLYHKPYDTVAVMFASLTELSMDETDLTEKNILIILNQIICEFDKLLFQQSFLRVEKIKVAGTTYMAACGLDAGHRDSLRSSGSGSLDEDGESDGERKPGEYRLYHEQEHVVTVMTRFAAQMMHVLDGINREKISNIEPYKLRIGISHGEVTAGVVGAQKPLYDIWGDAVNMASRMDTTGVPGKIQVTKETAALLEQQGVKCELRGDTYVKPKGLVTTYFVAVNDRRQIQRLESIQETRL; encoded by the exons ATG GGTACCTTGGAAGGTGCGCTACCCGATGTAATCACTTACAGTGTGATCGGGGTGCTTCTCTGCCCGTTGATCACGCTATCCTGCAGGacaaaattcgtagcaaagGATCCCTGCGTGCCTGTTCTACTGTCATGCCTGACGGTTGCCTTACTGGTGATAGGCGACGTGGCTATGCCTATTTACCGCGCCGCGAGCCAAGGCAACAACACTCCGGCGGTAAG GCCGGCATACGCGACCCACACGCTTTTGGCCTGCTACGTATTTCTACCGTTGACGGAAAACCTGCACGCTTTTCTTCTCGGCATGACGGCCACCCTCTGTCACCTGGTCAGCCTGGCACTGGTCACGTACAAAGACGAGAGGTATCTACTTGGCAAG TTGGTACCGGACGCGATTTACTTCATATGCGTAAACGGGCTGGGACTTTATTTCCGTTTCATGAACGAGGTCATAATCAGAAGGTCGTTCCTTGATAGGCGGAAATGCGTCGAATCAACGTTGAAGCTAAACTACGAGAAGGAACAAGAG GAACAGCTAACGCGGAGTATATTGCCGCAGCACATTGCGGCACAGATAAAAAAGGACTTCAGAAACATATTCAAGTTCATGGAGGAGCACAACACGATAAAACAGAAGACACCCTACaa CGATCTCTACGTGGAAACGCACAAGAACGTGAGCATTTTGTACGCAgacgttgtaaatttttccGGTCTGACGGTAACCCTGCCAGTTCAAAAGCTCGTCGAGACTCTGAACGATCTTTTCGGCAGCTTTGACGAGGCGTCGGAAAAACACAACGTTCTGCGTATCAAGTTCCTTGGAGATTGTTACTACTGCGTTAGCGGCGTGCCAAACCCGAACGCCCATCACGCAAAAAGCTGCGTCGACCTCG GTCTGGACATGATCCAGATAATCCGAAAGGTGCGAGAACTGCGAGGTCTCGACGTAGACATGAGAATCGGAGTTCACTCGGGTACGATAATATCCGGTATCATCGGGGCGAACAAATGGCAATACGACGTCTGGTCCCGCGACGTCGTAATAGCGAATAAAATGGAGCAAACTGGTAGAGCGGGAAAGGTTCACGTTACCCAACAGACCCTGAACCTGCTGGACGTAAACCAGTACAATTGCACGCCGGTAGAATCCGTCAACAACGAGACCCTCAACAAGTACAAGATAAAAACGTACCTCCTTACGCCGTCGCCATCGCCTCTTCTAATTTCCCATGATCGCGATTCGTTTGAG AACAGCGAGAACCTCTTGACACCGGATGGGACAGAGTCCAGAGTCTACCTTAAGGCCCGAAGATCAAGCGCAAGACCCAGCATTTCATTTTCAGCGAAAAACAAGACCAGGAGTCAGCCAGTCGCTAATGGACACGCCGATGTCACCGTCGGCACGTTTCGGAGGCGAACCGCCTTCATGGGAACCAATTTACGACAGTATCAGCAAATGCTCAAGACAGCCGACGCTCATATGGAAACTGCGATACAACAGATGCCGCTGAGCAAATTCGA ACTGTTTTCCAGGCAATGGTTCAAAGCCGAGCACCTGAACCCGTTTTTCCTAACGTTTCACGACTTGACCTGGGAGTTGCCGTTCATGCGAGAATCCGACCCGCTGTTCAAATTCTACGTGAGCTGTGCCGGATTGGTTTTGGTCTGCATGGGTTTCATGACTTTGGTACCGAGTCTAACGCAGTCGGC ATGGCACGTAAGCACGGGAATCGCTTACGGAATAGCTATGGCATTCCTAGTCTTGTTATTGCCTTTCACGTGGCTCCATTACGCTTGGACAAGGTGGAAGGACCCTCACGAAGAACAGGAGGGTCACGTTCCCCAGCCTGAGAATAAACTGCTACTATTTATGTATCAGACAAGCGTCAAG GTTGTCTGGAGCACTCTTTTACGAACCTGTCTCTACCTGGTGATCACAATTCTATTGGCAGCCTGTGCCATGGTGGACATGGTG GTGGAATGCGAAAACGTGGATTACCTCGCCCTGAACAACATCACCTCGAGCATAACAGCGATCGGAGCATCTGACGTAGAGTGCAACACACCGCAATGG cAAATGACTCAGACGTGTTCGCTGGCAATATTGATGAGCTTTCTCTTCCTACGAATACACTTTTGCCTCAAGCTCATAATCGGATGCTCGATAATGGGCTTCTACACTTGGAACATCTGGGTATTCAGATCGGCCCTGTTTCAG TCGGGCGAATCGTGGAACCCGCAATTGGAACCCAGAGTGGCTCACATTCTGAGCGTCGTTTTCCTCACATTTTCATTGCACATAATCGACCGTCAG GCAGAGTACCTGAACAGACTTGACTACCAGTGGAAACGGCAGCTGACAAAAGAACAGGACGAGGCATTCCACACGCGAAATGCTAACAAAATGTTGCTGAGAAACATCCTTCCGGAGCACGTCG CCGAGTTTTACTTGAACACTAATCGAAACGAGGAACAACTCTATCACAAACCGTACGACACGGTAGCAGTGATGTTTGCATCGCTGACCGAATTGTCGATGGACGAAACGGAcctgacagaaaaaaatattctcattaTTCTGAACCAGATAATTTGCGAATTCGACAAATTACTGTTCCAGCAGAGTTTTCTGAGAGTAGAGAAAATCAAAGTGGCTG GAACGACGTACATGGCGGCCTGCGGTCTGGACGCAGGTCACAGGGACTCCCTAAGGAGTTCAGGATCGGGAAGCCTGGACGAGGACGGCGAATCGGACGGGGAAAGAAAGCCGGGAGAGTATCGGCTCTACCACGAGCAAGAACACGTCGTAACAGTCATGACTAGATTCGCGGCCCAAATGATGCACGTCCTCGACGGTATCAACAGGGAGAAAATATCGAACATCGAACCGTACAA ACTGAGGATCGGCATTTCGCACGGAGAAGTGACAGCCGGTGTGGTTGGAGCGCAAAAACCGCTTTACGACATCTGGGGAGATGCTGTGAACATGGCCTCGAGAATGGACACTACCGGAGTCCCGGGAAAAATTCAG GTAACGAAGGAAACTGCAGCCTTGTTGGAGCAACAGGGTGTCAAGTGCGAATTGCGGGGAGACACGTACGTGAAACCAAAGGGTTTGGTAACGACTTATTTCGTCGCGGTGAACGATCGTCGGCAAATTCAAAGATTGGAATCGATACAGGAGACAAGATTGTGA
- the LOC107222299 gene encoding adenylate cyclase type 2 isoform X2, with translation MDQSSMELVARTSLTSLKVDAARIVSANNLDDWTWTSLRKQFKYKNLEKLYLTYQRRLQHGYLSLFIILHGILIIVHSAVLVTMGTLEGALPDVITYSVIGVLLCPLITLSCRTKFVAKDPCVPVLLSCLTVALLVIGDVAMPIYRAASQGNNTPAVRPAYATHTLLACYVFLPLTENLHAFLLGMTATLCHLVSLALVTYKDERYLLGKLVPDAIYFICVNGLGLYFRFMNEVIIRRSFLDRRKCVESTLKLNYEKEQEEQLTRSILPQHIAAQIKKDFRNIFKFMEEHNTIKQKTPYNDLYVETHKNVSILYADVVNFSGLTVTLPVQKLVETLNDLFGSFDEASEKHNVLRIKFLGDCYYCVSGVPNPNAHHAKSCVDLGLDMIQIIRKVRELRGLDVDMRIGVHSGTIISGIIGANKWQYDVWSRDVVIANKMEQTGRAGKVHVTQQTLNLLDVNQYNCTPVESVNNETLNKYKIKTYLLTPSPSPLLISHDRDSFENSENLLTPDGTESRVYLKARRSSARPSISFSAKNKTRSQPVANGHADVTVGTFRRRTAFMGTNLRQYQQMLKTADAHMETAIQQMPLSKFEQWFKAEHLNPFFLTFHDLTWELPFMRESDPLFKFYVSCAGLVLVCMGFMTLVPSLTQSAWHVSTGIAYGIAMAFLVLLLPFTWLHYAWTRWKDPHEEQEGHVPQPENKLLLFMYQTSVKVVWSTLLRTCLYLVITILLAACAMVDMVVECENVDYLALNNITSSITAIGASDVECNTPQWQMTQTCSLAILMSFLFLRIHFCLKLIIGCSIMGFYTWNIWVFRSALFQSGESWNPQLEPRVAHILSVVFLTFSLHIIDRQAEYLNRLDYQWKRQLTKEQDEAFHTRNANKMLLRNILPEHVAEFYLNTNRNEEQLYHKPYDTVAVMFASLTELSMDETDLTEKNILIILNQIICEFDKLLFQQSFLRVEKIKVAGTTYMAACGLDAGHRDSLRSSGSGSLDEDGESDGERKPGEYRLYHEQEHVVTVMTRFAAQMMHVLDGINREKISNIEPYKLRIGISHGEVTAGVVGAQKPLYDIWGDAVNMASRMDTTGVPGKIQVTKETAALLEQQGVKCELRGDTYVKPKGLVTTYFVAVNDRRQIQRLESIQETRL, from the exons ATGGACCAGAGTAGCATGGAGCTGGTCGCCAGGACCTCGTTAACATCCCTCAAAGTCGACGCGGCTCGCATCGTCTCGGCGAACAACCTCGATGACTGGACATGGACAAGCCTGAGG AAACAATTCAAGTAcaagaatttggaaaaactCTATCTAACCTACCAAAGAAGACTACAACATGGATACCTGTCCCTCTTCATTATACTTCACGGAATCCTGATCATAGTACACTCGGCCGTACTGGTCACAATG GGTACCTTGGAAGGTGCGCTACCCGATGTAATCACTTACAGTGTGATCGGGGTGCTTCTCTGCCCGTTGATCACGCTATCCTGCAGGacaaaattcgtagcaaagGATCCCTGCGTGCCTGTTCTACTGTCATGCCTGACGGTTGCCTTACTGGTGATAGGCGACGTGGCTATGCCTATTTACCGCGCCGCGAGCCAAGGCAACAACACTCCGGCGGTAAG GCCGGCATACGCGACCCACACGCTTTTGGCCTGCTACGTATTTCTACCGTTGACGGAAAACCTGCACGCTTTTCTTCTCGGCATGACGGCCACCCTCTGTCACCTGGTCAGCCTGGCACTGGTCACGTACAAAGACGAGAGGTATCTACTTGGCAAG TTGGTACCGGACGCGATTTACTTCATATGCGTAAACGGGCTGGGACTTTATTTCCGTTTCATGAACGAGGTCATAATCAGAAGGTCGTTCCTTGATAGGCGGAAATGCGTCGAATCAACGTTGAAGCTAAACTACGAGAAGGAACAAGAG GAACAGCTAACGCGGAGTATATTGCCGCAGCACATTGCGGCACAGATAAAAAAGGACTTCAGAAACATATTCAAGTTCATGGAGGAGCACAACACGATAAAACAGAAGACACCCTACaa CGATCTCTACGTGGAAACGCACAAGAACGTGAGCATTTTGTACGCAgacgttgtaaatttttccGGTCTGACGGTAACCCTGCCAGTTCAAAAGCTCGTCGAGACTCTGAACGATCTTTTCGGCAGCTTTGACGAGGCGTCGGAAAAACACAACGTTCTGCGTATCAAGTTCCTTGGAGATTGTTACTACTGCGTTAGCGGCGTGCCAAACCCGAACGCCCATCACGCAAAAAGCTGCGTCGACCTCG GTCTGGACATGATCCAGATAATCCGAAAGGTGCGAGAACTGCGAGGTCTCGACGTAGACATGAGAATCGGAGTTCACTCGGGTACGATAATATCCGGTATCATCGGGGCGAACAAATGGCAATACGACGTCTGGTCCCGCGACGTCGTAATAGCGAATAAAATGGAGCAAACTGGTAGAGCGGGAAAGGTTCACGTTACCCAACAGACCCTGAACCTGCTGGACGTAAACCAGTACAATTGCACGCCGGTAGAATCCGTCAACAACGAGACCCTCAACAAGTACAAGATAAAAACGTACCTCCTTACGCCGTCGCCATCGCCTCTTCTAATTTCCCATGATCGCGATTCGTTTGAG AACAGCGAGAACCTCTTGACACCGGATGGGACAGAGTCCAGAGTCTACCTTAAGGCCCGAAGATCAAGCGCAAGACCCAGCATTTCATTTTCAGCGAAAAACAAGACCAGGAGTCAGCCAGTCGCTAATGGACACGCCGATGTCACCGTCGGCACGTTTCGGAGGCGAACCGCCTTCATGGGAACCAATTTACGACAGTATCAGCAAATGCTCAAGACAGCCGACGCTCATATGGAAACTGCGATACAACAGATGCCGCTGAGCAAATTCGA GCAATGGTTCAAAGCCGAGCACCTGAACCCGTTTTTCCTAACGTTTCACGACTTGACCTGGGAGTTGCCGTTCATGCGAGAATCCGACCCGCTGTTCAAATTCTACGTGAGCTGTGCCGGATTGGTTTTGGTCTGCATGGGTTTCATGACTTTGGTACCGAGTCTAACGCAGTCGGC ATGGCACGTAAGCACGGGAATCGCTTACGGAATAGCTATGGCATTCCTAGTCTTGTTATTGCCTTTCACGTGGCTCCATTACGCTTGGACAAGGTGGAAGGACCCTCACGAAGAACAGGAGGGTCACGTTCCCCAGCCTGAGAATAAACTGCTACTATTTATGTATCAGACAAGCGTCAAG GTTGTCTGGAGCACTCTTTTACGAACCTGTCTCTACCTGGTGATCACAATTCTATTGGCAGCCTGTGCCATGGTGGACATGGTG GTGGAATGCGAAAACGTGGATTACCTCGCCCTGAACAACATCACCTCGAGCATAACAGCGATCGGAGCATCTGACGTAGAGTGCAACACACCGCAATGG cAAATGACTCAGACGTGTTCGCTGGCAATATTGATGAGCTTTCTCTTCCTACGAATACACTTTTGCCTCAAGCTCATAATCGGATGCTCGATAATGGGCTTCTACACTTGGAACATCTGGGTATTCAGATCGGCCCTGTTTCAG TCGGGCGAATCGTGGAACCCGCAATTGGAACCCAGAGTGGCTCACATTCTGAGCGTCGTTTTCCTCACATTTTCATTGCACATAATCGACCGTCAG GCAGAGTACCTGAACAGACTTGACTACCAGTGGAAACGGCAGCTGACAAAAGAACAGGACGAGGCATTCCACACGCGAAATGCTAACAAAATGTTGCTGAGAAACATCCTTCCGGAGCACGTCG CCGAGTTTTACTTGAACACTAATCGAAACGAGGAACAACTCTATCACAAACCGTACGACACGGTAGCAGTGATGTTTGCATCGCTGACCGAATTGTCGATGGACGAAACGGAcctgacagaaaaaaatattctcattaTTCTGAACCAGATAATTTGCGAATTCGACAAATTACTGTTCCAGCAGAGTTTTCTGAGAGTAGAGAAAATCAAAGTGGCTG GAACGACGTACATGGCGGCCTGCGGTCTGGACGCAGGTCACAGGGACTCCCTAAGGAGTTCAGGATCGGGAAGCCTGGACGAGGACGGCGAATCGGACGGGGAAAGAAAGCCGGGAGAGTATCGGCTCTACCACGAGCAAGAACACGTCGTAACAGTCATGACTAGATTCGCGGCCCAAATGATGCACGTCCTCGACGGTATCAACAGGGAGAAAATATCGAACATCGAACCGTACAA ACTGAGGATCGGCATTTCGCACGGAGAAGTGACAGCCGGTGTGGTTGGAGCGCAAAAACCGCTTTACGACATCTGGGGAGATGCTGTGAACATGGCCTCGAGAATGGACACTACCGGAGTCCCGGGAAAAATTCAG GTAACGAAGGAAACTGCAGCCTTGTTGGAGCAACAGGGTGTCAAGTGCGAATTGCGGGGAGACACGTACGTGAAACCAAAGGGTTTGGTAACGACTTATTTCGTCGCGGTGAACGATCGTCGGCAAATTCAAAGATTGGAATCGATACAGGAGACAAGATTGTGA